In Verrucomicrobiia bacterium, a single window of DNA contains:
- a CDS encoding BMC domain-containing protein, which translates to MAHQAIGMIETRGLVALVEGTDAMLKAANVELAGPMTQVGNALVTAVVVGDVAAVKAAVDAGAQAIKAIKGEVVSVHVIARPHAEVEAVLPKRK; encoded by the coding sequence ATGGCACATCAAGCAATTGGAATGATCGAAACGCGCGGACTCGTCGCGCTCGTCGAAGGCACCGACGCTATGCTCAAGGCAGCAAACGTTGAACTCGCGGGCCCCATGACGCAGGTCGGCAACGCGCTCGTCACCGCTGTCGTCGTTGGCGACGTCGCCGCAGTGAAGGCTGCTGTCGATGCTGGCGCGCAGGCGATCAAGGCCATCAAGGGCGAGGTCGTCAGCGTCCATGTCATCGCCCGTCCGCACGCGGAAGTCGAAGCCGTGCTGCCGAAGCGGAAGTAG